Proteins encoded within one genomic window of Crocosphaera sp. UHCC 0190:
- a CDS encoding DNA-binding protein: MEYVGTIKAASLLEICQQRVRQLLAEGRIEGAFKQGRFWRIPLYNDMPRIIPGTRGPKGTWRKRPQRVATYIHVNSKLLQKNTNKEHPEAVITIHRGSRTIRCHEAEILGSCKVMYSPDKAKGCGARVWVEVEPDIRIIARMFAA, translated from the coding sequence ATGGAATATGTGGGAACAATAAAAGCAGCATCTCTTCTAGAAATATGTCAACAACGGGTTCGCCAACTTTTGGCTGAGGGGAGAATCGAAGGAGCCTTTAAACAAGGACGATTCTGGCGTATTCCCTTGTATAACGATATGCCTAGAATTATTCCTGGGACGCGAGGGCCCAAAGGAACATGGCGCAAACGTCCTCAACGAGTTGCCACCTATATTCATGTCAATAGCAAGCTCCTCCAAAAAAATACTAATAAGGAACATCCAGAGGCTGTAATCACCATTCATCGGGGCAGTCGGACAATTCGGTGTCATGAGGCGGAGATTCTTGGCAGTTGCAAGGTGATGTATTCCCCTGATAAAGCGAAGGGATGTGGTGCCAGAGTCTGGGTGGAAGTTGAGCCAGATATACGAATAATTGCGCGAATGTTTGCGGCCTGA
- a CDS encoding ABC transporter permease, with protein MNQTPLPQLNKPLNRLQNLFDSETIFYIIKRVLQGLLTILLASFLSFIIIQIAPGDYLDTLKQNPKIAKETIEQLTIRFGLDQPWYVQYWRWLIQVVTRLDFGESFVYNRSVSSLLAERIPATLLLAISSIIITWLIAIPLGILSAVKQGSWTDRILRVISYFGQGFPSFITALVLLILAQYLSPLFPVGDMTSLNHAELSPLGKLLDIGWHMILPTIALSITSFAGLMRLMRGQMLDVMGQDYIQTARAKGLPEDQVIYVHALRNAINPLITLLGFEFASLLGGAFIAEFFFNWPGLGRLILQAVTAQDLYLVMGSLTMGATMLIVGNLLADLLLKAVDPRIKLENLK; from the coding sequence ATGAATCAAACTCCTCTTCCTCAATTAAATAAACCCTTAAATAGATTACAAAATTTATTTGATAGTGAAACTATTTTCTATATTATTAAACGAGTTTTACAAGGACTTTTAACAATTTTACTCGCATCCTTTCTCAGTTTTATTATTATCCAAATTGCCCCAGGAGATTATTTAGATACCTTAAAACAAAACCCTAAAATTGCGAAAGAAACCATTGAACAATTAACCATTCGTTTTGGCTTAGATCAACCTTGGTATGTTCAATATTGGCGATGGTTAATTCAAGTAGTCACTCGCTTAGATTTTGGTGAAAGTTTTGTTTATAATCGTTCCGTGTCCTCTTTATTAGCAGAAAGAATACCCGCAACTTTACTATTAGCAATTTCTTCCATTATTATCACCTGGTTAATTGCTATACCTTTGGGAATTTTAAGTGCCGTTAAACAGGGTAGTTGGACAGACAGAATTTTACGAGTGATTAGTTATTTTGGCCAAGGATTTCCAAGTTTTATCACGGCCTTAGTTTTACTGATTTTAGCTCAATATTTATCCCCCTTATTTCCGGTGGGTGATATGACCAGTTTAAATCATGCAGAATTATCTCCCCTTGGTAAACTATTAGATATTGGTTGGCACATGATCTTACCGACTATTGCTTTAAGTATTACCAGTTTTGCCGGGTTAATGCGGTTAATGAGAGGGCAAATGTTAGATGTTATGGGACAAGATTATATCCAAACGGCAAGGGCCAAAGGATTACCCGAAGATCAAGTAATTTATGTTCATGCTTTACGAAATGCCATTAACCCCTTGATTACCCTATTGGGATTTGAATTTGCGAGTTTATTGGGGGGGGCATTTATTGCCGAATTTTTCTTTAATTGGCCCGGTTTAGGACGATTAATTTTGCAAGCAGTCACGGCCCAAGATCTTTACTTGGTTATGGGAAGTTTAACGATGGGTGCTACGATGTTAATTGTGGGGAATTTACTAGCTGATTTATTACTAAAAGCAGTTGATCCTCGCATTAAGTTGGAGAACCTAAAATAA
- a CDS encoding serine/threonine-protein kinase yields the protein MFQVGDILVKRYQLLKPLGHTAKGHQTWLADDLASPIEVSSQNRKYWLSLNWIYRLSQLFSPKIYQKVTVKLLAFSPQMEWEQFKLFEREAQVLQSLAHPFIPRYQNYFEIDQEAGDGIPWFGLVEDYIPGKSLEELLERGEQFSEKRIYTIGQQVLNILSYLHELKPPVLHRDIKPSNLILGDDDNIYLIDFGAVQSQASVTNITFTVVGTSGYTPLEQFWGKAVPSSDLYALGATLIHLLTGISPADLHNQDYQLSFEDKVRVKASLKTWLKKLTEITISYRYQTAREALEDLEKSQFSQEDNSVDYLSINIRKTPVNTKIKLDKSEQELKIYIPAPRLRSLKPLWGTKQFLQDQILTKKQLILGIIIYGLFLVPCSLIMTGIVLKNPDFIIASLEIMGGLSFVTITGLITTYLMMGIGGKTYLQLDQESLKIKEKILGIEYHQDQERINNIVGVFIHQLVNQYKVSINTRKMIYVLGDKLTKEEALWLAKEIQDWLS from the coding sequence ATGTTTCAAGTCGGGGATATTCTTGTTAAGCGGTATCAACTTTTAAAACCTCTAGGACATACCGCAAAGGGACATCAGACTTGGTTAGCAGATGATTTAGCTTCTCCTATTGAAGTATCATCTCAAAACCGAAAATATTGGCTGAGTTTAAACTGGATTTATCGCTTAAGTCAATTGTTTAGTCCGAAAATTTATCAAAAAGTCACGGTTAAATTATTAGCCTTTAGTCCCCAAATGGAATGGGAACAATTTAAACTTTTTGAGCGAGAAGCCCAAGTATTACAATCTTTAGCTCATCCTTTTATTCCTCGTTATCAAAACTATTTTGAAATTGACCAAGAAGCGGGGGACGGTATTCCTTGGTTTGGATTAGTTGAAGATTATATTCCTGGAAAATCCTTAGAAGAATTACTAGAAAGAGGAGAACAATTTTCTGAAAAAAGAATCTACACAATTGGTCAACAAGTGCTAAATATTCTAAGCTATTTACACGAATTAAAACCCCCTGTTTTACATAGAGATATCAAACCGAGTAACTTAATTTTAGGGGATGATGATAATATTTATTTAATTGATTTTGGGGCAGTACAGTCCCAAGCTTCGGTGACAAATATTACTTTTACTGTCGTGGGAACCAGTGGTTATACTCCCTTAGAACAGTTTTGGGGAAAAGCAGTTCCCTCTTCAGATTTATATGCGTTAGGAGCAACTTTAATTCATCTTTTAACCGGAATTTCTCCTGCAGATTTACATAATCAAGATTATCAACTTAGCTTTGAAGATAAAGTCAGGGTGAAAGCTTCCTTAAAAACCTGGCTAAAAAAATTAACAGAAATCACTATTTCTTATCGCTATCAAACCGCAAGAGAAGCCTTAGAAGACTTAGAAAAAAGTCAGTTTTCTCAAGAAGATAACTCTGTCGATTATTTAAGTATTAACATTAGGAAAACTCCCGTTAATACTAAAATTAAACTGGATAAATCAGAGCAAGAATTAAAAATTTATATCCCGGCTCCTCGACTCAGAAGTTTAAAGCCATTATGGGGAACTAAACAATTTTTGCAAGATCAGATTTTAACGAAAAAACAGTTGATTTTAGGGATAATTATTTATGGTCTATTTTTAGTGCCTTGTTCTTTGATTATGACAGGAATTGTGCTAAAAAATCCTGATTTTATCATCGCTTCCTTAGAAATTATGGGAGGTCTAAGCTTTGTGACAATTACCGGGTTAATTACCACCTATTTAATGATGGGAATTGGAGGAAAAACTTATTTACAGCTTGATCAAGAAAGTTTAAAAATCAAAGAAAAAATCCTAGGAATTGAGTACCATCAAGACCAAGAAAGAATTAATAATATTGTTGGGGTTTTTATTCATCAACTGGTCAATCAATATAAAGTGAGTATTAATACCAGAAAGATGATTTATGTTTTAGGAGATAAATTAACGAAAGAAGAAGCCCTTTGGTTGGCGAAAGAAATTCAAGATTGGTTAAGCTAA
- a CDS encoding adenine phosphoribosyltransferase, with protein sequence MDLKTLIRDIPDFPKPGIMFRDITTLLSDAAGLRYTIDTLTQKCQAANLCPDYVVGMESRGFLFGVPLAYQLQAGFVPVRKPGKLPAAVHQVEYELEYGTDKLEIHQDALENHHRVLIVDDLMATGGTAKATAELLEKIGCEVLGFAFIIELKALAGRRKLPNIPIISLVEY encoded by the coding sequence ATGGATCTTAAAACACTAATTCGTGATATTCCTGACTTTCCTAAACCTGGCATCATGTTTCGGGATATTACCACTTTACTCAGTGATGCGGCAGGATTACGCTACACTATCGATACCTTAACCCAAAAGTGTCAAGCCGCTAACTTATGCCCTGATTATGTGGTAGGAATGGAGTCTCGCGGTTTTTTGTTTGGTGTCCCTCTCGCTTACCAACTCCAAGCAGGGTTTGTTCCCGTGCGTAAACCAGGAAAACTGCCGGCCGCGGTGCATCAAGTAGAATATGAGTTAGAGTATGGCACAGATAAGCTAGAAATTCATCAAGATGCCCTAGAAAATCATCATCGTGTTTTAATTGTCGATGATTTAATGGCAACAGGGGGAACGGCAAAAGCGACAGCAGAACTATTAGAAAAAATTGGCTGTGAAGTGTTAGGATTTGCCTTTATTATTGAGTTGAAAGCTTTAGCAGGTCGGCGAAAATTACCGAATATTCCTATTATTAGCTTAGTAGAATATTGA
- a CDS encoding ATP-binding protein has product MILTTNLIVLATSSPPEKPLTVTAAVPRYFPPIYSVDREGNPQGFAIDIMETVAKRANLEVIYKIKDTWSEAVTALETGEVDLIPSLGITPTRAQQFSYTTPIETIKISVFVLREKKQITSLEDLSGSTVAVVQGNEAINQLKRYKNIELEIFNSPEHALFHLLSGQVSALAYPELPLINLAQAISVDYRLKTVGLPLKEVPRGIAVQGKNTRLHQRLESAVISLINSPDYQNIYKYWYHPTPPFWTVSRLRWYGAIIFLLTIIIMTLWRYYSLRPFHRLKEVQNALKESEARYRGIVEDQTELICRFLPDGTLTFVNQAYCRYFEKQYEDFINKNFLLFIPDEQQQVVMNSLAQLSLKKPWVIYEHFVINPQGKICWQQWTNRGVFAETGQLKEIQAVGRDITERKQIEEELRQTLLEEQTLNKITEKIHQSFELDTILNDSTAEARHIFQCDRVAVYQFNDDWSGEFIAESVAEQWVPLVGENIKQVWKDTYLQQNQGGRYQNNETFAVDDIYTVGNQQCHLDLLEQFQARAYIIVPIFVHNKLWGLLACYQNSGPRHWHFADVKLLKHIGNQLGLAIQQSELLNQLQKAKNAAEAASQAKSQFLAHMSHELRTPLNAILGFTQLLSNDSNLTSEQQEYLAIINQSGEHLLSLIRDILDMAKIEAGKITIHVNNVNIHHLVQTLVQLFQLKAQAKGLELLVEIGLTVPQQIITDQGKLRQIIINLLSNAIKFTDQGQVILRVQKIAENTLESETNSHILFEIEDTGPGINVEEAPNLFNPFFQTELGRKSQEGTGLGLAISHHFVNLMGSQLRVSCPLQGGSIFHFNLPVEIAAKNECYGLLSKGKVKGLAPNQTPYRILIIEDLRSNRQVLLNFLQPLGFEVREASNGEEGVKLWESWHPHLICMDLQMPIMDGYEATRQIKAKMEQGGQQTTKIIALTASVFAEERDEILAVGCDDFLSKPLSESVILEKIAQHLGICYVYENCLTSSKPPEKPPSNHIKTLKAQMLTMPSVWRYQLHQRAAAADRELVLQLLEEIPPNQGILSQAIADLVQNYHFDQIMEISNSSITNN; this is encoded by the coding sequence TTGATACTGACGACTAACCTTATCGTCTTAGCCACTTCATCCCCTCCAGAAAAGCCCTTAACCGTAACTGCTGCTGTCCCCCGCTATTTTCCCCCAATTTATTCTGTTGATAGAGAGGGCAACCCCCAAGGTTTCGCTATTGATATCATGGAAACAGTAGCTAAACGGGCTAACCTGGAAGTTATCTATAAGATCAAAGATACTTGGTCAGAAGCCGTTACTGCCTTAGAAACTGGCGAAGTTGATCTCATTCCCAGTTTAGGAATTACCCCCACGAGAGCGCAACAATTTAGCTATACAACCCCCATTGAAACCATCAAGATTTCTGTGTTTGTCTTACGGGAAAAAAAACAGATTACCAGTCTTGAAGATTTATCGGGGTCTACAGTGGCCGTGGTACAAGGAAATGAGGCAATTAATCAACTTAAAAGATATAAAAACATCGAATTAGAAATTTTTAATTCCCCTGAACACGCCTTATTCCATTTATTATCAGGACAAGTCTCAGCCTTAGCTTATCCTGAACTGCCTTTAATCAATTTAGCTCAGGCTATTTCTGTAGATTATCGTCTCAAAACTGTGGGGTTGCCTTTAAAAGAAGTGCCGAGGGGAATAGCTGTTCAGGGAAAAAATACCAGACTTCATCAACGTTTAGAATCAGCCGTGATCAGCTTAATTAATAGTCCAGACTATCAAAATATTTATAAATATTGGTATCATCCTACTCCTCCTTTTTGGACAGTCTCTCGTTTACGTTGGTATGGGGCAATTATCTTCTTATTAACCATTATTATCATGACCTTATGGCGATATTATTCTCTGCGTCCTTTTCATCGTCTTAAGGAAGTACAAAATGCCTTAAAAGAAAGTGAAGCCCGTTATCGTGGAATTGTAGAAGATCAAACAGAACTAATCTGTCGGTTTTTGCCTGATGGTACTTTAACCTTTGTTAATCAAGCTTACTGTCGTTATTTTGAAAAACAATATGAAGATTTTATTAATAAAAATTTTTTGCTTTTTATTCCCGATGAACAACAACAAGTTGTCATGAATAGTTTAGCTCAATTAAGTTTGAAAAAGCCTTGGGTAATCTATGAACATTTTGTAATCAACCCTCAAGGAAAAATCTGCTGGCAACAGTGGACAAATAGAGGAGTTTTTGCTGAAACAGGTCAGCTAAAAGAAATACAAGCCGTGGGAAGAGATATTACTGAACGGAAACAAATTGAAGAAGAATTACGTCAAACCCTATTGGAAGAACAAACCCTAAATAAGATTACAGAAAAAATTCATCAAAGTTTTGAACTTGATACTATTCTCAATGATTCAACTGCCGAAGCGCGTCATATTTTTCAATGTGATCGCGTAGCAGTTTATCAGTTTAATGATGATTGGAGTGGGGAATTTATTGCAGAGTCTGTTGCTGAGCAATGGGTTCCCTTAGTGGGGGAGAACATTAAACAAGTCTGGAAAGATACCTATTTACAACAAAACCAAGGGGGACGATATCAAAATAATGAAACATTTGCCGTTGATGATATTTATACCGTTGGCAATCAACAATGTCATCTAGATTTACTTGAACAATTTCAAGCCAGAGCTTATATTATTGTTCCAATTTTTGTCCACAATAAATTATGGGGATTATTAGCCTGTTATCAAAATTCTGGCCCCCGTCATTGGCATTTTGCAGACGTTAAATTATTAAAACATATTGGCAATCAATTAGGACTAGCAATACAACAATCAGAATTACTCAATCAACTACAAAAAGCCAAAAATGCGGCTGAAGCGGCTAGTCAAGCAAAAAGTCAATTTTTAGCCCACATGAGTCATGAATTACGAACACCTCTCAATGCTATTTTAGGGTTCACTCAACTGCTTAGTAATGATTCAAATTTGACTTCTGAACAACAAGAATATCTCGCCATTATTAACCAAAGTGGAGAGCATTTATTAAGCTTAATTCGAGATATATTAGATATGGCAAAGATTGAAGCTGGAAAAATTACTATCCATGTAAATAATGTAAATATTCATCATCTGGTGCAAACTTTAGTCCAACTGTTTCAATTAAAAGCTCAAGCCAAAGGTTTAGAATTATTGGTAGAAATTGGACTAACTGTTCCCCAACAAATTATTACCGATCAAGGAAAATTACGACAAATTATCATTAATTTACTCAGCAATGCTATTAAATTCACTGACCAAGGGCAAGTCATTTTAAGAGTCCAAAAAATTGCAGAAAATACCTTAGAATCAGAAACAAATTCCCATATTCTTTTTGAAATAGAAGACACGGGGCCAGGGATTAATGTTGAAGAAGCACCCAATTTATTTAACCCATTTTTCCAAACAGAATTAGGACGTAAAAGTCAAGAAGGAACTGGGTTGGGGTTAGCCATTAGTCATCATTTTGTCAATTTAATGGGCAGTCAATTAAGGGTAAGTTGTCCCCTCCAAGGTGGCAGCATTTTTCATTTTAATTTACCCGTAGAAATAGCTGCGAAGAATGAATGTTACGGTTTGCTCTCCAAAGGAAAAGTCAAAGGGTTAGCCCCCAATCAAACCCCTTATCGCATTTTAATTATTGAAGATCTTCGCAGCAATCGACAAGTATTATTGAATTTCCTACAACCCCTTGGTTTTGAAGTCCGAGAAGCCAGCAACGGAGAAGAAGGGGTTAAACTTTGGGAAAGTTGGCATCCTCATTTAATTTGCATGGATTTACAAATGCCCATCATGGACGGTTATGAAGCAACCCGACAAATTAAGGCTAAAATGGAACAAGGCGGACAACAAACCACCAAAATTATTGCCCTCACTGCCAGTGTTTTTGCTGAGGAACGAGATGAAATTCTCGCTGTCGGCTGTGATGATTTTCTGAGTAAACCCCTTTCTGAATCAGTAATTTTAGAAAAGATTGCTCAACATTTAGGGATTTGTTACGTTTATGAAAATTGCTTAACATCAAGCAAACCCCCAGAAAAGCCGCCATCAAACCACATTAAAACCTTAAAAGCTCAAATGTTGACAATGCCTTCCGTCTGGCGTTACCAACTCCATCAAAGGGCCGCGGCAGCCGATAGGGAGTTGGTTTTGCAACTCTTGGAGGAAATTCCCCCCAACCAAGGAATATTATCCCAAGCGATCGCTGATCTCGTTCAGAACTATCATTTTGATCAGATAATGGAGATCAGTAACTCATCAATCACCAACAACTAA
- a CDS encoding MBL fold metallo-hydrolase, whose amino-acid sequence MSQHPPSTEHRPTRLSCLPYGVGHDQEGVCLEVQMGPYRLLLDCGLNNLEPLLIPSQPPADAIFCSHAHPDHARGLMELHQAFPKLPIYASEVTGQLLSLNWPEKEPFKTEDFCQTLPWGKPIELFKNLTVQLFRAGHLPGAAAILLSYQTPQRVYKLFYTGDFSLSNLQLVEGLSVEGLRGLSPDVLIIEGTYGTTRHPHRRQQEKHLMQRMNECLNRGYSVVMPVPRLGLGQEILKLLRSHHQFTGRDLDIWVDGQVANACDRYLDLLPEFPLSVQNFAKHQPLFWDERICPRLRRLTPQQRGTLGETPCIVLTDDVTALYDEGYLMLGSWIMLVPSAVNEGQTEESPEIVTFRQGHSIHVESYLLAEHSDGRNTTQLIHNLRPQHILFVHGSPLNLTDLTSLEELQNRYQLHLPSAGKLVELPLGDKFIQPAAPSPSSYEGELNELETQITITLPQTILQDPHWRYFADTGLIEARWQGDELVLRGVSQRELLSQSNSERIINDLDCCLTCCHYRGQRCWNSQSPLYGFKVTPEGYCPVFESLNG is encoded by the coding sequence ATGAGTCAACATCCCCCAAGCACTGAGCATCGTCCAACCCGTTTATCCTGTTTACCCTATGGGGTTGGTCATGATCAAGAAGGGGTTTGTTTAGAGGTACAGATGGGCCCCTATCGTCTCCTCCTAGATTGTGGCTTAAACAATCTAGAACCCCTACTTATCCCATCTCAACCTCCGGCAGATGCTATATTCTGTAGCCATGCTCACCCTGACCATGCCAGGGGTTTAATGGAACTGCACCAAGCATTCCCCAAGTTACCTATTTATGCCAGCGAGGTGACAGGACAACTGCTTTCCCTCAACTGGCCAGAAAAAGAGCCTTTCAAAACAGAGGATTTCTGTCAAACATTGCCTTGGGGAAAACCCATTGAGTTGTTTAAAAATTTAACTGTACAATTATTCCGGGCCGGTCATTTACCAGGGGCAGCGGCCATTCTCCTCAGCTACCAAACCCCTCAACGAGTCTATAAACTGTTTTATACTGGGGACTTTTCCCTCTCCAATCTTCAGCTAGTCGAAGGGTTATCGGTGGAAGGGTTGCGGGGGCTATCCCCTGATGTGTTAATTATTGAGGGGACTTATGGCACCACCCGTCATCCCCACCGTCGTCAGCAAGAAAAACACCTCATGCAGCGCATGAATGAGTGTTTAAACCGTGGTTATAGTGTGGTTATGCCTGTACCAAGATTAGGGTTAGGACAGGAAATTCTCAAATTATTGCGCTCTCATCATCAATTTACGGGACGAGATTTAGATATTTGGGTTGATGGCCAAGTGGCTAATGCTTGCGATCGCTATTTAGATTTGTTACCAGAATTTCCCTTATCTGTCCAGAATTTTGCTAAACATCAACCCCTATTTTGGGATGAGCGTATTTGTCCCCGTTTACGTCGTTTAACCCCTCAACAACGGGGGACGTTAGGGGAAACCCCTTGCATTGTTTTAACAGATGATGTGACGGCCCTTTATGATGAAGGCTATTTAATGTTAGGGTCATGGATAATGCTGGTTCCCTCGGCTGTGAATGAGGGACAGACTGAGGAATCACCGGAAATTGTTACCTTCAGGCAAGGCCATTCCATTCATGTTGAATCTTATCTTTTAGCGGAACATAGTGATGGACGCAATACCACACAATTAATTCATAATTTACGCCCTCAACATATTCTTTTTGTTCATGGTTCACCCCTTAATTTAACGGATTTAACAAGTTTAGAAGAACTGCAAAATCGTTATCAACTTCATCTTCCTTCTGCGGGTAAATTGGTTGAACTTCCCCTTGGAGATAAGTTTATTCAACCGGCGGCCCCTTCTCCGAGTAGTTATGAGGGAGAATTAAATGAGTTAGAAACCCAGATCACAATTACTTTACCCCAAACTATTCTTCAAGACCCCCATTGGCGTTATTTTGCGGATACAGGGCTAATTGAAGCCCGTTGGCAAGGAGATGAATTAGTTTTACGTGGGGTATCTCAACGAGAACTTTTAAGTCAAAGTAATTCTGAAAGAATTATTAATGATTTAGATTGTTGTTTAACTTGTTGTCATTATCGGGGTCAAAGATGTTGGAATTCTCAATCACCTCTTTATGGTTTTAAAGTAACACCAGAAGGTTATTGTCCAGTATTTGAAAGTTTGAATGGGTAA
- a CDS encoding cation:proton antiporter has translation MEVSFELTLQIVMTVLAGISAQVTAEFFKVPSIVFLLLFGILLGSDMLNLLHPHELGVGLEVLVALSVAIILFEGGLNLELRDLGRVSGSLRNLVTFGTLITLIGGGMAAHWLAEFPWSIAFLYAALVVVTGPTVISPLLKQVQVDRKVATLLESEGVLIDPVGAILAVVVLDTILNSNASPLEIFSGLLLRFGIGAVIGGLSGALLGFILKNTNFLSEDLKNLVVLAGVWGLFGLAQLSRSESGLMATVVAGIVVRASSIPEERLLRRFKGQLTVLCVSVLFILLAADLSIDSIFALGWGSIWTVLTLMWVVRPISVAFCTINSDLHWRQKLFLAWIAPRGIVSASVASLFAILLTKNGINGGDSIKALVFLTIMMTVFIQGLSARWVAKGLKINSLEATGAVIIGCNALGRLMGRLFQQQGESVVLIDTDPEACSQAKAEGLPVFQSSGLDTDVLEEAGIDSMGTFMALTSNGEVNLVLAQRAVEEFQPPRVFAVFPSNAGQNTSTNKTKVNSAFVDQPLIKTWNQYLTEGQIKLGKTRLKEQGLSLQQAHFQALIRTGELLPLLVKRQGSLQVVKAAQDWQVGDEIIYLLHDPRPKLLKRLSGGVQLSGGLVAEPLPEVEEVPIASPVQEPLQNPITETVN, from the coding sequence ATGGAAGTATCCTTTGAACTCACGCTGCAAATTGTGATGACTGTGCTTGCAGGCATCAGCGCCCAAGTGACTGCTGAATTTTTCAAAGTACCGAGCATTGTTTTTTTACTGCTGTTTGGTATTTTGTTGGGTTCGGATATGCTCAATTTGCTCCATCCCCATGAACTAGGAGTCGGATTAGAGGTTCTGGTTGCTCTGTCTGTAGCCATTATCCTATTTGAAGGGGGGTTAAACTTAGAATTACGAGATTTAGGCAGAGTTTCCGGCAGTCTCCGTAATTTAGTCACCTTTGGGACCCTGATCACCCTGATCGGCGGGGGAATGGCCGCCCATTGGTTAGCGGAATTTCCTTGGTCAATTGCCTTTCTCTATGCGGCCTTAGTTGTGGTCACTGGCCCAACGGTGATCAGCCCCCTCCTCAAACAAGTTCAAGTTGATCGCAAAGTCGCCACCTTACTCGAAAGTGAGGGAGTGCTAATCGACCCGGTGGGGGCAATTTTAGCGGTGGTGGTCTTAGATACCATCCTCAATAGTAATGCCAGTCCCTTAGAAATCTTTAGCGGGTTGCTCCTCCGGTTTGGCATTGGGGCAGTGATTGGAGGCCTTAGTGGGGCCTTACTCGGTTTTATTCTCAAAAATACTAACTTTTTATCCGAAGATCTCAAGAACCTGGTGGTGTTAGCGGGGGTTTGGGGCTTATTTGGTTTAGCGCAACTGAGTCGCAGTGAATCAGGGTTAATGGCCACGGTGGTGGCCGGTATTGTCGTGAGAGCATCATCCATTCCCGAAGAACGGCTATTAAGACGGTTTAAAGGGCAACTCACCGTCCTCTGTGTTTCGGTGCTATTTATTCTCTTAGCGGCGGATCTGTCCATTGATAGTATTTTTGCCTTGGGATGGGGTAGTATCTGGACTGTCCTCACTTTAATGTGGGTGGTGCGCCCCATTAGTGTTGCCTTCTGTACCATTAATAGTGACCTTCATTGGCGACAAAAACTCTTTTTAGCTTGGATTGCCCCTAGGGGAATTGTCTCGGCTTCTGTTGCCTCTTTATTTGCCATCTTACTCACTAAAAATGGCATTAATGGGGGAGATTCTATTAAAGCGTTAGTCTTCTTAACTATCATGATGACCGTGTTTATCCAAGGGTTATCGGCCCGGTGGGTAGCCAAGGGACTAAAAATTAACTCCCTAGAAGCCACAGGGGCAGTAATTATTGGCTGTAATGCTCTGGGACGGTTAATGGGTCGACTCTTTCAACAACAAGGGGAATCAGTGGTTTTAATTGATACTGACCCTGAAGCCTGTAGCCAAGCCAAGGCCGAAGGCTTACCTGTATTTCAAAGTAGTGGACTGGATACGGATGTTTTAGAAGAGGCCGGCATTGATTCCATGGGAACCTTCATGGCCCTAACCAGTAATGGGGAAGTTAATCTTGTGTTAGCCCAAAGGGCCGTTGAAGAATTTCAACCCCCACGGGTTTTTGCCGTATTTCCGAGTAACGCTGGACAAAACACCAGCACCAACAAAACTAAAGTCAATTCAGCCTTTGTAGACCAACCGTTAATTAAAACCTGGAATCAATATCTCACGGAAGGACAAATCAAGTTAGGTAAAACCCGTTTGAAAGAACAGGGACTCTCTTTACAACAAGCTCATTTTCAAGCCTTAATTCGGACGGGAGAACTGTTACCCCTCTTGGTAAAACGACAAGGTAGCTTACAAGTGGTCAAAGCGGCGCAAGATTGGCAAGTAGGAGACGAAATTATCTATCTGTTACACGATCCCCGTCCCAAACTGCTAAAACGTCTTTCAGGGGGCGTTCAGCTTTCCGGTGGGTTAGTGGCTGAACCTTTACCAGAAGTAGAAGAAGTCCCCATTGCTTCTCCTGTGCAAGAGCCTTTACAAAATCCGATTACTGAAACCGTCAATTGA